The DNA window GACCAGATAAATTCTATCTAATCCAAAGGAAATACCAATACCCGGAATATTTTTTACTCCAAAAACTGCGGTAAGATTATCATATCTTCCACCACCACCGATAGAACCCATCTGTGCTTCATCAGCCTTAACTTCAAAAATAGCACCTGTATAATAATCCAGTCCTCTTGCTAAGGTAATATCAAAAACAAGATTCTGAATATCTACTCCAAGGCTTATAGACTGCGTAAGAACAAACTCTAATTCTTCTACTCCTTTTAATCCTATTTCATTTCCAACGAATTTTTCTTTAAGCTGAAGCAGATTCTCCAAAGCATCGTCAGATTGAGAAAATAAGAAATCTAATTTATCAATAGAGTCCTGGGAAATTTCTCTTTCTAATAACTCTTTTACAACGCCTTCTTTTCCTATTTTATCTAATTTATCAAGAGCTACTGTAAAATCAATTAATTTATCCGTAATTCCTGCGTATTCAGCTAATCCAGAAAGGATTTTTCTATTGTTAACGTGAATGGTAACAGAAACTTTTAGGTCTGCAAATGATTTTAAGTATAACTGAATTAAATCTACTTCCTGTAAAAGGCTTTCACTTCCTACTACATCAGCATCACACTGATAAAATTCTCTGAATCTTCCTTTCTGCGGACGGTCTGCTCTCCAAACCGGTTGAATCTGATAACGTTTGTAAGGGAAAGTTAACTGTCCATGGTTCATTGCTACAAATCTTGCGAAAGGCACTGTAAGGTCATAACGAAGCGCTTTATCAGTAAGACTATCTGAACTGAATGGTTTATCTAATGCTCTTTGAAAATCATTGAGCATTTGGGCCTTCTTCTCCTCTTTAGCTTCATTGATGCTGGAATTTAAGATTTTAAAGATCAAACGGTCTCCTTCTTCTCCATATTTTCCCGTCAATGTCGAAAGATTTTCAAAACTTGGTGTTTCCAATGGTTGGAAT is part of the Chryseobacterium paludis genome and encodes:
- the hisS gene encoding histidine--tRNA ligase, with the protein product MKPSLAKGTRDFTAQEVSRRKYIINILQNNFELFGFQPLETPSFENLSTLTGKYGEEGDRLIFKILNSSINEAKEEKKAQMLNDFQRALDKPFSSDSLTDKALRYDLTVPFARFVAMNHGQLTFPYKRYQIQPVWRADRPQKGRFREFYQCDADVVGSESLLQEVDLIQLYLKSFADLKVSVTIHVNNRKILSGLAEYAGITDKLIDFTVALDKLDKIGKEGVVKELLEREISQDSIDKLDFLFSQSDDALENLLQLKEKFVGNEIGLKGVEELEFVLTQSISLGVDIQNLVFDITLARGLDYYTGAIFEVKADEAQMGSIGGGGRYDNLTAVFGVKNIPGIGISFGLDRIYLVMEELGLFPAEATSKVEYLFANFGGEETLEALKLIIQLREKGISAELYPESAKINKQFTYAEKKGIKNLIFLGEEEIKNRTVTFKNLEAGEQKTVSLEEFLG